From the Leptolyngbyaceae cyanobacterium genome, the window ATTCAGGGGATTAACCCATTTTAGATTGTAGATTTGGGATTTGAGATTGAATACTACAAAACTAATCGTGATTTGTGGGGCGACGGCGACGGGTAAGTCGGGATTGGCGTTGACGCTGGCGCAGCGGCTGGGTTCGATTATTATCAGTGCTGATTCCCGTCAGGTATATCGGGATTTTGATATCGGTACGGCTAAACCTACTTTAGCCGAACAACAGTTGGTGTCACATTATTTAATTGATATCTGCGATCCTAGAGAGACTTTGACTGTAGCCGATTACCAAGAACAAGCTCAAGCTTTAATTTCTTCTCCCCCCATCTCCCCATCCCTCCATCCCCCCCTCTTGTTAGTTGGTGGTACTGGCTTATACATCCGTTCGATCGCACGGGGGATGAAGATTCCCAGAGTACCTCCTCAATTGGAATTGCGATCGCAACTGGAATCTTTGGGACAAACTCAACTTTATGCTTTTCTGCAACAAGTCGATGCGATCGCAGCCGAGAAGATTCACCCTAATGATTCGGTGAGAACGTTGAGAGCGCTAGAAGTATTTTACGTCACTGGCAAACCAATTTCCGAGCAACAAGGAGAAAATCCACCAAGTTATCCAATTTTGCAGATCGGTTTAGATTGCGATCCCTCTCACTTGCAGTATCGCATCGAACAACGCACCGAAAAAATGATCGCTGATGGTTTAGTAAATGAAGTAGAAAATCTTTGCCAAAAATATGGCGCTGATTTACCTTTACTCGATACCTTAGGATATGCAGAAATCAAACAATATTTAGCTGGGGAAATTTCCCTCACCCAAGCGAAAGATTTAACTGTTTTACATACGCGACAATTCGCCAAACGGCAGCGCACTTGGTTTAGAGGATATCCTGAAATTGAATGGTTTGATGTCGAACAAACGAATCTTGTAGACAAAGTTTGGCAGAGAATTCAGGAGTTTATTAATTTGTCTACCAACTAAACTTAATTCTAACTTATCGTATCGGGATCGATACCCAGAGAGCGCAATTGTTCTGCTAAACGTTGGGCGCGTTGTTCTGCTTCCAAAGCACGCTGTTCTGCTTGGGCAGCCCTTTCATCACCAGTGAGGAGAATATTACCTTCGCGATCGCACCAACGCAACCAAGTATCTTGTCTGCTTGTGGAAAGTCAGGCAGCAGTTAAAATCGGCCATATATCGTCTTAATAAGGCATATATGCCACCTTAAAAGCTCAAATCATGTTTAATTAAATCCTAACTTCTCTTTTGAAGGCTTTTTTCCTTCTTAACTTCATCCTATCCTTCTATGAACCGTCTGCATTCTGTAGCGGTTTAATAAAAAAATCCGATCGCCTATCCCATCCCAACTTAAACTGGAAACAGAACTAAATCCGAAATCCTGAGAGTACCCCAAGTAAACAGAGGATACCGTGGACACCCTTTATCAAGAAGCATTAAACTTACACCATCAACAGAAATTTCACGCAGCAGAAAAGAAATATCGAGAATATTTACAGTTAGAGGGCGATGATGGAGAAGCTTGGCTAAATTTAGGCATACTTTATTATCAAGCGCAAGACTATCAAGCCGCGCAAGCTGCTATAGCGCAATCTTTGCAGATCGATCGCGAAAATGCGATGGCCTATTATGTCATAGGCTGTTGCTTAGAGCAATCAAATGATTTGACGGGGGCAATTTCCGCTTACCAAGATGCGATCGCCCTCGATACCACTTTATTAGATGCTTATAACAACTTAGGTAATCTGCTAGCACAAGCTGGGGAAATTATCCACGCTGAAGAAGTTTATCGTCAAGCAATTTTAGCTAATCCCCACCATTTCGGAAGCTACATCAACTTAGGAAATCTCTTAATCGGACAAAATCAAATTGAACAAGCCATTGAAGTATATCAAACAGCGATTTCTTTTAATCCAGGTAATACAGACCTATTAAATAATCTAGAAATCGCTTTAAAAATTAAAGAAAATCCTCCAGATGACCTATTAGAATATGCTAATTTCTTTTTTCAAGAAAGCCGATATGAAGAAGCTATTCAACAATATCAAAAGTATTTAGAAATTTACACGGGAACTCCCGATATTTATTTGTCTATAAGTGAGTGTTTTGAAAGTCTTAATCGAGTAGAAGAAGCAATTAATATTCTCCAAGAAGGTATCAAACTTTATCCTAAATTTGGTCAATTATATTTTGCATTAATTGTCATATACCATACCAGAGGAAGAACGCCAAAAGCGATCTCCATTGCCGAAGCTGCCTTACAGGTAATGCCGGATAATTATACTTTCAAAATACTTGATAAATTAATGTTGCCGATCGTCTATGATAATCAAGAGGAAATCGAGTTTTATCGGCAGAGATATAAACAAGGTTTACAAGATTTAATCGATCGCACATCTTTAGAAACTCCTGAAGGGTTCAGAAATGCTCTAGATGGATTAAACTGTATCACGACATTCTATTTAGGACATCAAGGACTGAACGCTGTAGATTTACAACGTCAGTGGGGCAATTTCATCCATCAAGTTATGGCGGCTAATTATCCAGACTGGGTTCAGCCTTTAGCTATGCCACCTTTCAAACTCAATAATAAGATTCGCGTCGGATATGTGTCCAGTTATTTACATTCTTACAGTGGCACTTTATGGTTAGTGGGTTGGTTGCGTTACTGCGATAAACAAAACTTTGAAATTTACTCCTATTATACTGGTAACGCTCCGGATTACGTAACCGAACAATTTCAAGAATATAGCGATGTTTTTCACCATATTCCCGGTAATTTAGAAGCGGTTTGTCAACAAATTCTTGACGATCGATTGCACGTTCTCGTATTTCCAGAAATTGGTATGGAATCCCAAACCGTGAAAATGGCTGGGTTGCGTCTTGCACCAGTGCAATGTACGGCTTGGGGACATCCCGTTACCTCTGGGCTACCCACAATTGATTACTTTTTATCTGGGGAATTGATGGAACCGGAAAATGCTGAAGAACATTACACCGAAAAGTTGATTAATTTAGCCAATATTGGTGTTTCCTACCCAGAACCATTAGATATTCCACCACTAACTAAGACTCGTGCAGATTTTGATTTACCAGAAGATAAAGTATTATATTTATGTTGCCAAGCTCCTTTTAAATATTTGCCGCAACATGATTATATTTTGGCAGAAATTGCCCGACGATTACCAGAGTCTCGGTTTGTTTTTCTGCGAGGTGAATTACTCAAAAAACGGCTGCAACGTGCTTTTGCAGCCGTGGATTTAAACAGTGAAGATTACTGCTTATTCGTTAATATTCCCACTCGACCCGATTATTTGACGATCAACTTACTTTGTGATGTGTTTTTAGATACGCTTAGTTGGTCTGGTGGAAATACTTCCCTAGAGGCGATCGCGTGCAATTTACCCATTGTTACTTGTCCGGGGGAATTCATGCGCGGTCGTCATGCTTATAGCTTCTTAAAAATGTTAGGAGTTACTGACACGATCGCCCAAACAGAAGCAGAATATATCGATCTTGCTGTTAAACTGGGAGTAGATGCAGTTTGGCGGCAAAATATTCAAGAAAAAATGAAAACTCGCCACCATCATCTGTTTGACGATCGCAATTGCGTAAAATCGCTAGAAGATTTTTACCAAAGCATCGTGCAGCAGTAAAGTTAGATTTTGTGTATGGTCGATGGATCGTTTTGATTGCGATCGGGATTTACACCCCTGAGGATCGACGTAGGGGCGGGTTTAGTAGATAAATTTAATCATTTTTAAAGATATTCTTAATTCAAAACCCGCTCTAACAACCCTTGATTTTTGATGATTTTGCGAAATTAAGGCAGGTAAATATCAACTTTTGCCAAAAGAATTACTAAAATACGGATTTTCTATTTTAGATATTAACAAATAACCGGATTTAACGCCATTTAAAATGCAAATTTTTATAAAGAACAAGTTGCTAATTTATCGATCGCCCTAGAATAAAAAAGGCTTTCATAACCTATGATTAATCGCAATGAAAAAAATCATTAAAGGCGTCTACGAATTCCAAAACAATTACTTCAAAACCCATCGGGATATGTTTGAGGCGCTCAGCCACGAACAGCATCCCCGCATCTTGTTTATCACCTGTTCTGACTCCCGCATCAACCCGAATTTGCTTACCCAAACCGAACCGGGAGAACTATTCATCATTCGCAATGCTGGTAATATCATCCCGCCTTACGGTGCAACCAACGGAGGAGAAGGCGCTACCATTGAATATGCCGTTCAGCACTTAGGTATTAAAGATATAATTATTTGCGGTCATTCTGATTGCGGAGCGATGAAAGGCTTACTAAAATTGCATGGATTAGCCGACGAAATGCCATTAGTTTATGATTGGTTAAAACACGCCGAAGCTACTCGTCGCCTCGTCAAAGAAAACTATAAAGGCTATGAAGGTGATGCGCTCTTAAACGTCACAATAGAAGAAAATGTAATTACTCAAATTGAAAATTTGCGAACTTACCCAGTAATTCGTGCGAAAGTTCACAGCGGCCAACTCAACCTGCACGCTTGGGTTTATAAAATCGAAACAGGAGAAGTCTTTGTTTTCAGTCCAGAGCAATGCAGTATTTGCGCTCAACACGAAGAGGATATCATTCAACACCCAGAAAAAGTGCAGATATTTGCCAGTATGAAGGGCAAGCAAAAAGTCACTGTTTAAAGAAAAAGTCAGAATTCTATATTATGACTTATTTATTCGCCAAAATGCGTGAGTTCAAACAAATCAAATAAGTCAAGAAAACAGCACTTAATTCTTCTCAAGAAGCTACAGCCAAACCATAGCTCTTGCTAGGAAGATTTGCGCCATTACCTACTACGCCAACTACATTTAACTTACTCAACATATTAGTAGCTTGCACGAGTTCGCTGCGAGTTACTTGACCGATTCGCCCCACCAGAACTACCCCACTAGAAACCGAACCAGCTAAGATAGCATCTACCATTCCCAAAACTGGGGGTGCATCGAGGATAACTAAATCGTAGTTTTGCTCGAAGGTTGCGATCAAATCGTGCATTTTTCGGGAACTCAACAATTGAGCGGGGTCTAAAGGAGTTGGCCCGGATGTCAGAATAGAAATATTGGCATATTGTACCGATACTTCAATACTATTTTCTCCTCGCACGGGAGCATTACTAGTTAATAAAGTAGAAAGTCCCTGTTCGTTTGGTAAATTAAGGTGTTTGTGCAAACTGGGACGGCGTAAATCCGCATCGATTAGCAATACTCTTTGGTGTAATCTAGCAGCGCTGATTGCTAAACCTAAAGCTAATGTGGTTTTTCCTTCGCCAGCGAGTGCGGAAGTAATCACCAACGATTTAAACATGGGAGCCGAATTGAGCAATTGAATATTCTGATAAATTAAATCCAAAGCTTCTCGAAATGGCTGCCAATTAATTACCTCTATCATAGAAGAGGCTAATGCTGGTTGCTGGCGGAAAGGTAATTGCATAGGTTCGGGAGTTTCACTGCGCGACAACGCTGGTGCAATTCCCAGTAATGGTAAATCCACTTGTTTTTGCAAATCATCAGAAGTATGAACTGCATCATCAATCATTTCTCTGATAAAGGCGGCGATGCTTCCCAGCATTAAACCAGCTACTCCACCTAACAATAAATTACGCTTCATGCTGGGGCCAGTTTTGTTGCCTGATTGGGGTTCTTCAACTACTTGCCAATCAAATCCACCTCTGGCAATTTCTAAGCTTAAATCTTGCCTAGCTTTCAGCAATTGTGCGAGAGTTTCTCGCTTTAATTTTACTTCTGGCTCCAAACGGCTGTACTCAGCTAACACAGATGGAAATCTTTTTAATTGATTCTGAATTTGTTGCCGTTTTTCAGTGAGGGTTTGGACGCGAGATTGGAAACCAAGTACGTTTGTTTGTTCTTCGGCTAGTTTACCAGCTAGGTTAACATCCAACCTACCCATTTGTCCCTGTTGGAGGAGATTTTCAGAGGAAACATTTGATTGAGTGGAATTTTCTCCTAAAACCCGTTGTTTTTCTGCTTGTAATAAACCTAATAATCTTTTGCGTTGCTCTTTTAAATTTTGGATATAAGGATTGGAATCAGTGAAACGCTGGCGTTCTTGGGCTAATTCAAATTCGGTTTTTTGAATTTCGTTTAGTAATGCTTGATAACGGGTAGATTCGCTTAACCGGGAAGCGCTGAGTGCTTGTTTGGGAGGAAGCGCTACTTGTTGTTGTAAAGCTTGGTAGCGAGCTTGTGCATCCCGGTATTGAGCGCTGGCGATGCGTAATTCTTGTTCGACATCTTTGAGAGATTCAATGAGAGCTTTGGCTTGTAATTCCGGTTCTATTAAGTTTTGATTTTGGCGAAATTGGGCTAAAGCTTGTTCGGAACGGATGGTTCCTTGTCGCACCTCTGGTAATTGATTATCGATAAAAGAAAGCCCTCTAGCTAGTCGGAGTTTTTGTTGTTCGCGATTGTAATCTAAATAAACTTTTTTGATGGTTTCGAGTACTGTTTCTGTTTTTATTGGGTTGTGATCTGTGTAAGTTGCTTGGAAAATTTTTGTATTAACGTCATCTTCTTGAATTTGACTAATGAATAGGGATTTTTTCAGATTTTTGACGGTTAAATCGGGGTATTGTGGTTTGAGTAAATCCACTGCTCTTTGCAGAAGTTGCGAACTTCGCATTAAGTTAAGCTGAGTGGCGTTATCTACTTCTACGTTAGCGTCGGCAAAATCGTTTTCCAAAGCAGAACGCTGTCCTTTTTTGCCTTGATAGTTAGGCTCTACTAGCAGTTGCATGGAGCTTTCATAAGTGGGTTTGGCGGTTAAGGTGAGGATAGCGCTAATTAATAAAACTACTCCTAATACGCTGAACAGCCAAAAGCGACGCCGGATTAGAATGGCTACCAGTTGGCCATAACCCGGTTCTGCTTCCGCAGGATTGTAAGAGTTGTTTTCGCTGATTTCTATCATGTTGAACCTGCTAAAAAATTTTATTAATTAGAGCGGTATGGTGGCGAATTTATCAATTACTCGGTCAACTTTTTTAAAGAAGGCTTCTTCTGAGAAATTGTTTAAGGCATGATCCCGAATTTGGTTGTAATCCCAGGAAATTTCTCTAGCATTGAGGAGTGCGGTTTGCAGTGCATCTGGGGATTGTCGTTTGAAAAAAACGCCTGTTTTTCCAGGTATTTGAGTGTCTAATACTCCCCCTGCACCGTATGCAATTACTGGTGTTCCGCTGGCATTTGCTTCCACTGGTACTAATCCGTAATCTTCGAGGGCGGCGACGATAACGGAGGTGGCTTTTGCCATTAAGTTTTTGCGTTCTGAGTCGCTGACATATCCCAAAAATTCTACGTTTTTGAGCGCTTTGGATTGCAGGCGTTGCCGCTCTGGGCCATCTCCTACGATTAATAACCGCCATTTCAGCCAATTAAATGCTTCTACAATTACATCCATGCGCTTGTAGCCTAGCAATCGTGCTGATGCGAGATAAAAGTTATCTTTTTTTTCTGAAAAACTAAATTTACTGCTATCGATGGGATAATTAATTACAATTGCTTGTTTTCCATAATGTTTTTGAATGCGCCGAGCGACAACAGTTGAGTTTGCAATATAAAGGTCAGGTTCTTGAGCATATGTTAAATCTACCTGCCGCAACATTTGGAATAGGGGTTCGATCAAAGGTGCGAAAAGTTGATAGTCTGCATACTCTCGCAAATATGTTTCCGTATCCCATAAAAAACGGGTGACGTTGTGGCAAAAGCAAATGTGCCGTGCTTTGGGAGATTTTCTGACTGCTTTGGCAAAGCTGCTGCAACTGCTGATAATTAAGTCGTAATCTTGCAGGTCTAAGGCTCGAAATGCTTGAAAATAAAAGGGAGCCAGCATTCTAAAATATTTAGATGCTCCGGGAATTTTTTGCAGTGCTGTTGTACGAACTACCCGGTTTCCTAAGTCGATGGTTCGCTGGGGATCGTACAATGAGGTGAATATATCAGCGTCCGGATAGCGTTTGCAAAGCAGTTCAAAAACTCGCTCTGCTCCACCTCGCTGAGTTAAATAATCGTGAACTAGAGCAATTTTCATAAAGTAAACGCTCGAAAAGTTTGCACTTATTTCAAAGTATCTAATAAGTTATAAATAACATCTCTATCCATGAGTAGATCACCCCAAAATTTTAGAAAAATGGTTATTAAAATCACCGTTTAAGCTATGGGTGCTCAATTCCATTTCAAAAATTAATTTTTTCTCCTCACGAGGGTATTTTATATCGAATTTTCTGTATAAATGTGACTAAAGGATTAGCTATTTATAGTTAATAAGTGGCAAATGTTAACGGTTTCTTGAAAAATCGGGTTTGGAGTTTGCGATCGCTCGTGCCTACCCGCCGATCGAACTAAATAATTTTGCATTGCGACTGGTGAGTGCCGATCGCTAAACCCGTGAAAATACTGATAAAATCTGCTCCTTAGCCCAACAACAGACTAGTTTACGTAAATATGCGTAAGTATCCTTCAGCCTTTGGGTAGAAGCTTTAATAAAACTTCATATTTATGCTGTTTAAGCAAGTATGCCTTTTTTCTACTTCTTAATTTCAATACCAGGCTGCTTATTTTTGGGTGTGTGAGCTTTGAATTCGTTGCTCTGTAAGCTTTTATTTCAGGAAAACCAAACTACAGATGACTAGCTCAGTAATTTCACCGAATTTCTCAGATCGTTCTCCGTTTCTCGAACAGCAATGGGATAATTGCTCACCTCGCTGTGCGTTGAAATGGCGACAAGGACAGTTGCTAGTGAATTTGGCAGAAAACGCCAAAAATGCTTGTCCAGAGAGTTTTAATGACGAGCGATCGCTAGTGGAGTGTTTAAAAAGTTCTTCTGCGCGACTGGTTCGCATCGATCCGGATTTGGGTGAGGCAAAGTTAAAAGTTTGGGCAAATGCTTGTCAGGAAGCTAAGAAGCCGATTTTTCTGCTATTGCCTTTTACCCAAGAATTACCCATGAGACGAAATCCGTTGAGTTGGGGATTGAAGCGGCTGTTTGATTGGAGTGTTGCTGCTTTATTGTTAGCAGTTCTTTCTCCATTAATGTTGGCACTAACTTTGGCAATCCGAATTTTTACGCCGGGGCCGATTTTTTTCTGTCAGTGGCGCGTGGGAAAACGGGGTAAATTATTCCGCATTTTTAAGTTTCGCACGATGGTGGTGGATGCGGAAAAATATCACTATCAAGTGATGGCAAATCAAACCGGATTGCATAAGTGCAAAGATGATTCTCGCATCACGCCTTTGGGACGTTGGATGCGGAAATATAGTCTGGATGAATTGCCGCAATTGTTTAATGTATTGCGGGGTGAAATGAGTTTGGTTGGCCCGCGTCCTTGGGCTTTATACGATGCGGTGCGAATCAACAAAGCAGGACAAAAACGTTTGAATGCGTTGCCGGGAATTACTGGTGATTGGCAGGTAAAAGCGCGATCGCATTTGCTGGATTTAGAGGCCGTAAATCATTGCGATCTGGAATATTTGCGTAGTTGGTCGATCTGGCGGGATTTACTGATTTTACCGCTGACTATGCTCAGGGTTATCTCGGGTTTTGGTGCTTACTAATCGATAACTAATATTGGGAATTATCATGCGTCTCCGCTTACCAATGCCAATTCGTAATCTGCTAAGAGCAACCAAATTTTGGCGAGATAACTATGTTATTTTGCGAGAGTTTAAATACTTTCGTCAAGTAGCGATTATGGCGCTGGGCTTTACTTTTGTGGCTGCCATTTTCGAGGGTTTTGGAGTTGGTTTTTTGTTGGCGTTTTTGCAAAGTTTGACCGACCCGAATGCCGCGCCAATCCAAACTGGTATTGGTTGGTTCGATGCGGTATTTTTAGGAGTAAATGCTTCTGTTAACGAACGATTGTATCGAGTATCTGCCCTGATTTTACTGATGACTTTGCTGCGAACGGGGCTAACTTATTTAGGGCAGATTTACGGGGAAATCACTAATCATAATCTCATCGATCGCTTGCGTAAACGGTCATTTGAACAGTTACAAGCTTTAAGCCTGAGTTATTTTGCTAAAACTCGTGCTGGAGAATTAGTTAATAGTATTACGGCTGAAATATATCAGATTTCTCACGCTTTTGGAGTTACTTGTTTTTTAATCACTAGGGGTACTACTTTAGCTGCTTATATAATCACGATGTTGTTGCTGTCTTGGCAACTGACTGTGATTTCCGTGCTGTTGTTTACGCTTTTGTCAGC encodes:
- the hepC gene encoding heterocyst development glycosyltransferase HepC; this translates as MTSSVISPNFSDRSPFLEQQWDNCSPRCALKWRQGQLLVNLAENAKNACPESFNDERSLVECLKSSSARLVRIDPDLGEAKLKVWANACQEAKKPIFLLLPFTQELPMRRNPLSWGLKRLFDWSVAALLLAVLSPLMLALTLAIRIFTPGPIFFCQWRVGKRGKLFRIFKFRTMVVDAEKYHYQVMANQTGLHKCKDDSRITPLGRWMRKYSLDELPQLFNVLRGEMSLVGPRPWALYDAVRINKAGQKRLNALPGITGDWQVKARSHLLDLEAVNHCDLEYLRSWSIWRDLLILPLTMLRVISGFGAY
- the miaA gene encoding tRNA (adenosine(37)-N6)-dimethylallyltransferase MiaA codes for the protein MNTTKLIVICGATATGKSGLALTLAQRLGSIIISADSRQVYRDFDIGTAKPTLAEQQLVSHYLIDICDPRETLTVADYQEQAQALISSPPISPSLHPPLLLVGGTGLYIRSIARGMKIPRVPPQLELRSQLESLGQTQLYAFLQQVDAIAAEKIHPNDSVRTLRALEVFYVTGKPISEQQGENPPSYPILQIGLDCDPSHLQYRIEQRTEKMIADGLVNEVENLCQKYGADLPLLDTLGYAEIKQYLAGEISLTQAKDLTVLHTRQFAKRQRTWFRGYPEIEWFDVEQTNLVDKVWQRIQEFINLSTN
- a CDS encoding tetratricopeptide repeat protein; the protein is MDTLYQEALNLHHQQKFHAAEKKYREYLQLEGDDGEAWLNLGILYYQAQDYQAAQAAIAQSLQIDRENAMAYYVIGCCLEQSNDLTGAISAYQDAIALDTTLLDAYNNLGNLLAQAGEIIHAEEVYRQAILANPHHFGSYINLGNLLIGQNQIEQAIEVYQTAISFNPGNTDLLNNLEIALKIKENPPDDLLEYANFFFQESRYEEAIQQYQKYLEIYTGTPDIYLSISECFESLNRVEEAINILQEGIKLYPKFGQLYFALIVIYHTRGRTPKAISIAEAALQVMPDNYTFKILDKLMLPIVYDNQEEIEFYRQRYKQGLQDLIDRTSLETPEGFRNALDGLNCITTFYLGHQGLNAVDLQRQWGNFIHQVMAANYPDWVQPLAMPPFKLNNKIRVGYVSSYLHSYSGTLWLVGWLRYCDKQNFEIYSYYTGNAPDYVTEQFQEYSDVFHHIPGNLEAVCQQILDDRLHVLVFPEIGMESQTVKMAGLRLAPVQCTAWGHPVTSGLPTIDYFLSGELMEPENAEEHYTEKLINLANIGVSYPEPLDIPPLTKTRADFDLPEDKVLYLCCQAPFKYLPQHDYILAEIARRLPESRFVFLRGELLKKRLQRAFAAVDLNSEDYCLFVNIPTRPDYLTINLLCDVFLDTLSWSGGNTSLEAIACNLPIVTCPGEFMRGRHAYSFLKMLGVTDTIAQTEAEYIDLAVKLGVDAVWRQNIQEKMKTRHHHLFDDRNCVKSLEDFYQSIVQQ
- a CDS encoding polysaccharide biosynthesis tyrosine autokinase, producing MIEISENNSYNPAEAEPGYGQLVAILIRRRFWLFSVLGVVLLISAILTLTAKPTYESSMQLLVEPNYQGKKGQRSALENDFADANVEVDNATQLNLMRSSQLLQRAVDLLKPQYPDLTVKNLKKSLFISQIQEDDVNTKIFQATYTDHNPIKTETVLETIKKVYLDYNREQQKLRLARGLSFIDNQLPEVRQGTIRSEQALAQFRQNQNLIEPELQAKALIESLKDVEQELRIASAQYRDAQARYQALQQQVALPPKQALSASRLSESTRYQALLNEIQKTEFELAQERQRFTDSNPYIQNLKEQRKRLLGLLQAEKQRVLGENSTQSNVSSENLLQQGQMGRLDVNLAGKLAEEQTNVLGFQSRVQTLTEKRQQIQNQLKRFPSVLAEYSRLEPEVKLKRETLAQLLKARQDLSLEIARGGFDWQVVEEPQSGNKTGPSMKRNLLLGGVAGLMLGSIAAFIREMIDDAVHTSDDLQKQVDLPLLGIAPALSRSETPEPMQLPFRQQPALASSMIEVINWQPFREALDLIYQNIQLLNSAPMFKSLVITSALAGEGKTTLALGLAISAARLHQRVLLIDADLRRPSLHKHLNLPNEQGLSTLLTSNAPVRGENSIEVSVQYANISILTSGPTPLDPAQLLSSRKMHDLIATFEQNYDLVILDAPPVLGMVDAILAGSVSSGVVLVGRIGQVTRSELVQATNMLSKLNVVGVVGNGANLPSKSYGLAVAS
- a CDS encoding carbonic anhydrase, yielding MKKIIKGVYEFQNNYFKTHRDMFEALSHEQHPRILFITCSDSRINPNLLTQTEPGELFIIRNAGNIIPPYGATNGGEGATIEYAVQHLGIKDIIICGHSDCGAMKGLLKLHGLADEMPLVYDWLKHAEATRRLVKENYKGYEGDALLNVTIEENVITQIENLRTYPVIRAKVHSGQLNLHAWVYKIETGEVFVFSPEQCSICAQHEEDIIQHPEKVQIFASMKGKQKVTV
- a CDS encoding glycosyltransferase codes for the protein MKIALVHDYLTQRGGAERVFELLCKRYPDADIFTSLYDPQRTIDLGNRVVRTTALQKIPGASKYFRMLAPFYFQAFRALDLQDYDLIISSCSSFAKAVRKSPKARHICFCHNVTRFLWDTETYLREYADYQLFAPLIEPLFQMLRQVDLTYAQEPDLYIANSTVVARRIQKHYGKQAIVINYPIDSSKFSFSEKKDNFYLASARLLGYKRMDVIVEAFNWLKWRLLIVGDGPERQRLQSKALKNVEFLGYVSDSERKNLMAKATSVIVAALEDYGLVPVEANASGTPVIAYGAGGVLDTQIPGKTGVFFKRQSPDALQTALLNAREISWDYNQIRDHALNNFSEEAFFKKVDRVIDKFATIPL